The DNA region GTTCTTCACCTCGATATAGGGGACGGTATGCGCCCCGCAGGTATCGCCGATGAGGAGACTGTCGCACTGGGTGTAGTTGCGGCTGTTCTTGGCGCGATTGTGCATCGTCACAAGGCCGCGATAGGTATTCTGGGCCTTGCCCGCGCTGATCCCCTTCGAGACGATGCGCGACTTCGTGTTCTTGCCCAGGTGGATCATCTTCGTGCCGGTATCGGCCTGCTGGAGGTTGTTGGCGATGGCGATGGAGTAAAACTCGCCCTGGCTCTCCTCTCCCCGGAGGATGCAGGACGGATACTTCCACGTGACGGCCGAGCCGGTCTCCACCTGCGTCCACATCACCTTAGAGCGGTCGCCCCGGCAATCGGCGCGCTTGGTGACGAAGTTGTAGATGCCGCCCTTGCCCTCTTCATCGCCCGGGAACCAGTTCTGCACCGTGGAATACTTCACCTCCGCGTCGTCCATGACGACAATCTCCACGACCGCTGCATGGAGTTGCGCGATATCGCGCTGGGGCGCGGTGCAGCCTTCGAGGTAGCTCACATAGGCCTCGCGGTCGCAGATGATGAGCGTGCGCTCAAACTGGCCGGTGTTTTCCGCGTTAATCCGGAAATAGGTGGAAAGCTCCATAGGGCAGCGCACCCCCGGCGGGACATAGACGAACGAGCCGTCGGAGAAGACGGCCGAATTCAGCCCGGCATAGTAGTTGTCCGACGGCGGGATGACGGAGCCGATATACTTTTTCACGAGGTCCGGGTAATCCTTGATCGCCTCGGAGATCGAGCAGAAGATCACGCCCTTTTCGGCGAGCTCCTTCTTGAAGGTCGTACCCACGGAGACGCTGTCGAAGACCGCGTCGACCGCAACACGGCGTTCAGAATTGTCCTCGGGCGTCGCGTCCACCTCTTCGACGCCTGCGAGGATTTTCTGCTCCTTCAGCGGAATGCCGAGCTTGGTGTAGGTCTCCAGAAGCTTCGGATCGACCTCGTCTAGCGACTTCGGCTTTTCCTCCATGCTCTTCGGGCGCGCGTAGTAATACTGGTCCTGCAGGTCGATCTTCGGGAAATCGACCATCGCCCAATCGGGCTCTTTCATGGAAAGCCAGCGCTGGTAGGCGTTGAGGCGCCATTCGAGCATCCATTCGGGCTCGTCGTTCTTGGCGGAGATCAGGCGCACGATGTCCTCGGAGAGGCCCTTCGGCGCGTAGTCCATCTCGATCTCGGTTTCCCAGCCGTGCTTGTACTTGCCGGCCAGCGCCGCGACCTTGGCGACGGTGTCTTCCTCGACGCCTTCTTTGACCTTCATCGTGTCAAGTGCTGCCATGGATCTTCCTCTCACGCTGCTCTGGCGCAAATCTTTTCGTATTTCGAGGCCCAGGTGTTTGCGAACCTGCGCACGTCTTCCTCCGTCGTGGCGGGCCCGATGGAGACGCGGAGAGCCTGGCTGGCCTCGGTCGCGTCATAGCCCATCGCCGTCAGCACGCCCGAGGCCCGGACCTTCCCGCTCGAGCAGGCTGAGCCCGCCGATACGGCGAAGCCCGCGAGGTCCATCTGCATCACCTGCGTCTCGCCCTTCCAGCCGGGTGCGATGAAGCAGGAGGTGTTGGGCAAGCGTGCGGCGCCTTTCCCGACAAAAATAATATTGTTCGTCACGGCTTCCAGAGTTGTTTCTAGAATATTTCTAAATTCCTCGACGCGGCTCCAGACCCCGGTTTCGAGATCCCGGCTCGCGGCCTCCGCGGCCGCGCCGAAGCCCGCGATGCCGATGACATTCTCCGTGCCCGAGCGCCGCCCCATCTCCTGCCCGCCGCCGCGGATCTGCGCGGGGACATCCACGCCCTGCCGCACGATGAGCGCGCCCACGCCCTTGGGCCCGCCGAGCTTGTGGGCGGAGACGAGCGCCATCTCGGCCCCCGACCAGGCAAAAGAAACCGGCACCTTGCCGAAGGCCTGCGTGAAATCGCTCACCGCGATCCCGGCGGGCAGCGTCTGCATGACCCCGGTCTCGGAATTGGCGAGCTGCAGGGTCGTTGCCGCTGGATCGCGCACGGTCACCGCCCCGTCGCGCGACACCGGGAGCGAGGCGTCCGCGTAGGCGCGCACCGCGTCATGCTCCACCGCCGCGCCCGCGAGCTCGCGCCCCGACAGTGCCAGCGCCGCCGCCTCGGTGGCCGAGGACGTGAAGACGATGTCAGCGCCCGACGCCCCGATCGCCTCCGCGATCTGCGCCCGCGCCTTCTCCACGATGGCCTTGGCCGCGCGCCCTTCCGCATGGACGGAGGACGGGTTCCCCAGCGCATCCATGGCCGCGATCATCGCCGCGCGCGCCTCCGCCCGCAGCGGCGACGTGGCATTATAGTCGAGATACACCCGCTGCATCAGAGCTCGGTCCCCGGTTTCTTTGTGCGTCGTACCTCGGGGTCTGGGGCAGAGCCCCAGTCCGCTCGCGCCGTCACGCTCATTCGTCGACCACCTCGAAGAGCGAAGGCACGGCCGGGCACGGCGTCAGGTCATTGCGCACGACATCGCTGAGCCGGGTCTGGTGGAGAAAGACGTAGACATGGGCCGACAGCCCTTCCCAGAGCCGGTTCGTCATGCTCTGCGCCCGCGACCCCGACACCGCGCCCGAGGCCCCTGCCCCGGTATGCATCGCGCTCACCGTTTCATCCACCGCGCCGAGGATCTCGGCCACGCGGATCTCTGTGGCCGCCCGCGCGAGCTTGTAGCCCCCGCCCGGCCCGCGCACCGATGAGACGAGCCCGGCCCGGCGCAGTTTCACGAAGAGCTGCTCGAGATAGGGCAGCGAGATAGCCTGCCGCTTGGATATCTCGCCGAGCGAGACCAGCACGTCCTCGCCCTGCAGCGCGATATCGGCCAGTGCCACCATCGCGTAGCGTCCCTTGGTCGAAAGCTTCATCACACGTCTCCATGGGCACCATGGCCCGCATCCATCGGCATCGCGGCCCGCAGCCTCATCCCGGAGCAACACTGGCACCAGGGAGCAATCGGGGGTCATCGGGAGTGATTGACCCTCATCGTCGGCATGTTTACGTCATGGCCACCGCGGCGGACCGCGGTTTAGAATTGTTCTAAAATGCTGTCGGGGGCACGTCAAGCGTCCCCATGGCCCCTGTCAGACTGGATGCCCATGCCCGAGGTAATCTTTGCCGGTCCCGAAGGACGGCTCGAAGGCCGCTATCACCCGCAAAAACAAAAAGACGCCCCGATCGCGATCGTGCTGCACCCGCATCCGCAATTCGGCGGCACGATGAACAACAAGGTCGTCTACAATCTGCACTACGCCTTCTACAACATGGGCTTCACCGTGCTGCGCTTCAACTTCCGGGGCGTGGGCCGCAGCCAGGGCGAATATGACCAGGGCGTGGGCGAATTGTCGGACGCCGCGAGCGCCCTCGATTACCTGCAATCGATGAACAACAACTCCAAGCATTGCTGGGTGGCGGGCTTTTCCTTCGGCGCCTGGATCGGGATGCAGCTGCTCATGCGCCGGCCGGAGATCACGGGCTTCATCTCGGTCTCCCCGCCCGCCAACATGTATGATTTCTCGTTCCTCGCGCCCTGCCCGTCCTCGGGCCTCATCATCAATGGCACCGGCGATCGCGTGGCCCCGCCGGCGGACACCCAGACGCTGGTGGGCAAGCTTCACGAGCAGAAAGGCATCACGATCACCCACCAGGAGATCGAGGGCGCGGGGCATTTCTTCGACGAGCCGCACATGGACACCATGATCGGCAACGTCACCGAATACGTGCAGCGCCGCCTGACCGAGACGACACGCTAGGCGCAGGGCGCGCCGCGCAGGAGACAGACGTCCATGAATTCCGTAGAGACCCTCGCCACCAAGCTCGCCGATGACGTGCTCGCCGCGCAGGATGAGCTCGGCAATGACCGGCTTTTCGTGGAGATCGGCAATGTGCTCGCAGCGGCCTCCCAGACGCTCGAGGAAGCCTTCCTGACCGAGTGCCGCATCCGCATCGCCGAGAAAAAGGCCCGCGCGGCGCTCGAAGCTGCCGTCGCGGCTCACCGGTCGAGCGGCGGCTGACCCCAGGCACACGCTTCGGCGCCGGATCTACACTCGCAGCATGCGCTGAGCCGGCCCTTTTCGGAGGGTAAAGCGGGCTGAGTGCGCGCGCACATCGCTCGCACAAGCGCACCTGCGACAATTCTGAAAGCATTCGATGTATACAAATGCATACCTTCAGATTATGGAGCAACAAAAGCGCATCCGAAAGGAAACTCCATGTCCACCTTCTCCGGCACCGATATCGTCTACACCACCGTCGATGAGGCTCCCGAACTGGCCAGCGCCTCCCTCCTGCCCATCGTGAAATTCTTCGCCAAGGCGGCGGACGTGACCGTGGAGACGCGCGACATCTCGCTCGCCGGGCGCATCATCGCGACCTTTCCCGAAGTGCTCACCGATGCGCAGGCGCAATCGGACGACCTCGCCGCGCTGGGCGACTGGGTGAAAACGGCCGAGGCCAACGTCATCAAGCTGCCCAATATCTCCGCCTCCGTTCCGCAGCTCGAGGCCGCCATCAAGGAGCTCCAGGACAAGGGATACGCGCTGCCCGATTACCCCGCCGACCCTAAGACCGACGCCGAGAAGGCCGTGCGCGCGAAGTATGACACGATCAAGGGCTCGGCTGTGAATCCGGTCCTCCGCGAAGGAAATTCGGACCGCCGCGCCGCCACCGCCGTCAAGAACTACGCCAAGGCCAACCCGCACCGCATGGGCAAATGGTCCGCGGCGTCGAAGACCCATGTCGCCTCCATGACGGGCGATGATTTCTACGCCAACGAGACCTCCACCACGGTCACAGCCGCGCAGACGGGCGCGGCCACGATCCGGCTGAACGGCAAGACGCTGAAGGACGGCGTGGCGCTCGCCGAAGGCACCGTGGTCGACGCGTCCTTCATGTCCGCAGCCGCGCTGCGCACGTTCCTCGAGGCCGAGATCGCGAGCATGGAGCCCGGCGTCCTCTTCTCGCTCCACATGAAGGCCACGATGATGAAGGTCT from Pseudomonadota bacterium includes:
- the sufB gene encoding Fe-S cluster assembly protein SufB, with the protein product MAALDTMKVKEGVEEDTVAKVAALAGKYKHGWETEIEMDYAPKGLSEDIVRLISAKNDEPEWMLEWRLNAYQRWLSMKEPDWAMVDFPKIDLQDQYYYARPKSMEEKPKSLDEVDPKLLETYTKLGIPLKEQKILAGVEEVDATPEDNSERRVAVDAVFDSVSVGTTFKKELAEKGVIFCSISEAIKDYPDLVKKYIGSVIPPSDNYYAGLNSAVFSDGSFVYVPPGVRCPMELSTYFRINAENTGQFERTLIICDREAYVSYLEGCTAPQRDIAQLHAAVVEIVVMDDAEVKYSTVQNWFPGDEEGKGGIYNFVTKRADCRGDRSKVMWTQVETGSAVTWKYPSCILRGEESQGEFYSIAIANNLQQADTGTKMIHLGKNTKSRIVSKGISAGKAQNTYRGLVTMHNRAKNSRNYTQCDSLLIGDTCGAHTVPYIEVKNNSSRVEHEATTSKVDDDQLFYCRQRGMDEEEAVALVVNGFCKEVLQALPMEFAMEAQQLVAISLEGSVG
- a CDS encoding alpha/beta hydrolase; its protein translation is MPEVIFAGPEGRLEGRYHPQKQKDAPIAIVLHPHPQFGGTMNNKVVYNLHYAFYNMGFTVLRFNFRGVGRSQGEYDQGVGELSDAASALDYLQSMNNNSKHCWVAGFSFGAWIGMQLLMRRPEITGFISVSPPANMYDFSFLAPCPSSGLIINGTGDRVAPPADTQTLVGKLHEQKGITITHQEIEGAGHFFDEPHMDTMIGNVTEYVQRRLTETTR
- a CDS encoding Rrf2 family transcriptional regulator, yielding MKLSTKGRYAMVALADIALQGEDVLVSLGEISKRQAISLPYLEQLFVKLRRAGLVSSVRGPGGGYKLARAATEIRVAEILGAVDETVSAMHTGAGASGAVSGSRAQSMTNRLWEGLSAHVYVFLHQTRLSDVVRNDLTPCPAVPSLFEVVDE
- a CDS encoding aminotransferase class V-fold PLP-dependent enzyme — protein: MQRVYLDYNATSPLRAEARAAMIAAMDALGNPSSVHAEGRAAKAIVEKARAQIAEAIGASGADIVFTSSATEAAALALSGRELAGAAVEHDAVRAYADASLPVSRDGAVTVRDPAATTLQLANSETGVMQTLPAGIAVSDFTQAFGKVPVSFAWSGAEMALVSAHKLGGPKGVGALIVRQGVDVPAQIRGGGQEMGRRSGTENVIGIAGFGAAAEAASRDLETGVWSRVEEFRNILETTLEAVTNNIIFVGKGAARLPNTSCFIAPGWKGETQVMQMDLAGFAVSAGSACSSGKVRASGVLTAMGYDATEASQALRVSIGPATTEEDVRRFANTWASKYEKICARAA